Genomic window (Zymoseptoria tritici IPO323 chromosome 1, whole genome shotgun sequence):
taggtagatagctcggaaaccgtctaccctatttcctttgcTAGCATAGAATCGCAGAAGTTGTCCTAGGCGCCGCTATTAATCaggccccggacctttctagactcccctaggccgtttagcgttaactcgacgctaattaggcgcccttgctaggcgcggcgctttcctagcttagccgagcgctgctaatccttattatagaggacttagcctacctaagcaacagcgtctacttagggggcgtctctttccccgaatccttctataggtgctagttagtgtagtcgcggcggatatgcccgacctaTTAGCATCCGTAGCacgtagccttagagggggccttcgggttctgttcgctattgctagtccttgccttcttacTGTCCGGAGTAGCAGAGCCgtcgctagggcgcttcttcgcctacttagcggACCTTTTAGCAGCCTGCCTCTCGCGAGCCTCCTGTTtagagccctcgttagcacggtaggcctttttagccctctcctcggcgtctactaggtttagtagggCGGTAGGGTAGTTTAAGAGGCGGTTACAaagggtctatagaagggcgctatagaacctaaggatcttcttactatcgtcccttttatcgagctccttctagagtgtctttagctcctTAAGGAGTTCTTCTAGTATACAGTTACCTAGGGTAACCTTtttcagcttctcgtaggccttctcgcgccgtTCGGTCTCTATGCCTATCgagttaagtataacctcctttattatagactaggttagcttagactagtcgttaaggccgtcgacgtagcgttcctagtagtcttactagagctttcctatatagtcggcagcaaagtcgaccttgcggtcTTCGTATTTAGCGAATCCTTCgtatcgtctaaaggctctttcgagggctcggacctagtcgtcgtagctcgcacgcgacttgccctcgaagactagtagctcctttaacttaggAAGGTTATCCCTTGTTTTAGTATACTAGTTAGGTTTGGAGaagaggtagcggagggtagccgtccttaagttcccttctagcgtaggatagtctagttcggcatagagttccttaatcttctgctaaagggttaagaactcgaaggtagcgcgggcgacttcgttgtcgtgcTCCTAGGTAGCCCTTTCTTCTAcggtctctcccgagctaggctagttaagaaggttaacgtcctatagctaactagcaggcgtagccgatagctccgtagaggaagcgctcgcctactgtcgggcggaggtgttagggagggaatcgtcctaacgacaggtaacctttagagctatgtcggtagtTTTCGGTACAGTTGTACAGTTGTTTTTAATTAAATCGAATGTTAGAAGtacctcgagagggaatgtaggcttgcaccgaaaacaaatagttatagaatgtaacgagttaattcgataaggaagggaatagacaagagcatcccccgaggctatatacccgcccttcgtattactaaatgcgtccctccgcctagactaggcaccggttgcagtctaacgtccgctcgggggctattgtgcgcccgtaaggttcgtccctctacaggatgtcctagtctaggctagataagatagcaccggtaatctataGTGCCAGGATAGTCcaggttaggacaggtagggggCGTCATCGTGAGGGTGTCCTCACACTACCTTCCTTACTATagcgtcttcttccttcttcttcttattagctaccttcttagcctccttagtagctattagCTCCTTACTAGCTTATAGTTTAGCCGGTAAATAGAACTATATAGCTTAATCCTAAGGGATTAAGAGCAATAGCTTACTACGTTGTCGTTTCTTCTACTTATTCTTAAAGGAGTCTCGCAGACCGGTACACTCGCTCTTAAGTAGCTAATTCTACGTCTACGTATATATAAAGGTATTAGTAAGCTTCTAAATCGCCTTACGTTCCTTCTTATTCTCGGGCTTCTTTAACACGCTCTTTATAAGGGCACGAGTCTTACGCTAGTTGTTAGAGATAATAGAGGTGTCTATGCCGGCTATAGTCGGTCTGCCGGTACTTAGTCGTAAGTCGTTTACGGTGCCTAGCCGAGAGCTATCGCTAAAGTGTACGTGTTTAGTCTTCTTAATTGCCGGCTCCTTAACCTTCTTTAGAACGACCGCTAGATTAAGTAGATACAAGCTAGTCTTGCGGAAGCTAGAAGCGATGTTAGCTAGTGTAAACGCCTTCTTGTAGGCTGGCTAAAAGAGCCGGAAGAAGTTACGCTTAGTTACTACTAACAGCCCTTTAGTCTGTTAAATAAAGCGTAATAATTCAGAACTGTAGAGGCTGGCTAACGGACTAAAGAGACTAACATCGAGAGGTTGTAAGCGGTGTGTTAAATAAGGTAGATAGACTGCCACGAAGATGCGATAGGCCATGCAATACTCCAGGAATGCCAATGCGGTTGGTCTTGCTTCAAAATGACTGACTAACCTCATGTCCGCACACCTTCCAATGGGGAGAGCAAAGGTGGTACAGAGTAATTCCACTTGTAGTCGAAGGTCACAGTCACGCAGTCACGCAGTCACGCAATTGGGAAGACTCGGAGCCGTTTTATTCGTGCGCGGCTCCTCggggacgaggaggaggacctATACTGGAAGGCAGGCGGCGGAACAGAGGCCAAGGTCACCGGCACAGCAACCACCTTTTCTTTTCACAAGATCCAGCCAAGCGAAAACAACACTGGACGAGCGATCTCCGTCGCCAGCAAAGAAATGACTTTCGTTGCCAGCACTTTTCATACTTCGACGCGTATATCCGCCGGCTACTTTATACGGCATACGCGCTCTCCATTCTCTCCACTGTATATATCCTCATTCCACCCAAAGACTTCCAGATCTCCCTCACTCAAAACCAGCGTGGCTCTCAAAGCTGCAAATCATAACACTCCCAACCGGCTTTTCGCGCCACAGTCCCAGTGACGACACCTTCACCACCTTTTCCATCTTACCCCAACAAATCGTCCATCGCACTCCCATTGCCCTGTTGCTGCGGCTgactctgctgctgctgcggcaaCCCCGCATTCGCCCCATACAACCCCGCCTGactcttctgcttcgccatGTCCGCAATCGTCAACCCTTTCTGCGCCGGCTGAGCCTTCTTCATACCGCTCCCACTCAACAAGCCCGCAAATGCATCGCCACCTCCCGCCGTCTTCTTGGCCGCAGGCTGAGCGCCAATTTGCGCGGATGGAGAAGCAGATGCTTGCGGTGCCACGGCTACAGAGGTGAAGTAATTCGGTCCCGTGGGTTGAAAGCCGGATGGTTTCGGAggggcggagaaggcggatGTTGTGGAGGGGGTGGGGGATTTGGTGGATAAGAGGGCGGAGAAGCCGGCTTGGTTTGTGCCTGGTTGGGGCGAGGGTTGAGCGAATGTtgtggttgaggaggtggtgttgaaggtggaggaggtgtaGTTTGGTTTGGGGATCGTGGGGAGGGTTGCGGCGGCTGGCGCGGGCGTGGCGGATTGGAAGTCGtcaaagtcgtcgtcgtcgtcgttgttgttcgCGGTGAGGGGTTGGGAGAGGGTGGTGCCGTTGGAAGGCGGTGGCAAAGAGGCGGGTTCGTCGTCACCAAAGTCGAAGAGGTCGACTTCTGGTTCTTTGGGTTTCGGCTTGGGTGCTTCAGGCTTCTTTGCTGCTGTCTTTCGTGCGGATGAGGGTGCGTCTGCTCTTCGTCGGGCTGGAGCAGGTGCATCGTCGGCTTCGTCATACTCGTCGAATCGGTCCGCGCCGGTTGATCGCCCACCCTCGTCGTATTGGTCGTGACTTTCCTCTCCGCCGAACCCACCGCCATCTCCGTATACAGGCCGTGAGCTTCCGCCATATGTGCCTCCATATCCGCCAGTCTCACTTCCAAAGCCTCCATATCGGCTTGAGCTGCCTCCTGAAGATGAGAAGCCTGCTCCTCCCTCGACACCAGTATATTTGCTCTTCGTCGCccttgccttcttcctctccgtGCGGATACGCTCCACATCACCCAGCAATTCTGTCAATTCCTTACTCCTGTTGCGGACGTTGATTCCCTGATCTTTCCCATTCTGGTCGATGTAGTGGAATTGCTTGAGCAtcttgaggagggagaggtgagATCGCGCGTCGTCGATGACTCGCTCGGAGCCATGCTTTATGAGGAATTCGAGGAGTTGAAGGGCTTTGTAGATTTGTCGCCATTCTTCGGCGGACTTTTCGGTGAAGCGCTTGTAGATCATGGGCATGATTTCGTTGAGGAGTTGGCTGGGCATGAGGTCAGCGTATGCGTGTGACTGAGTCTGTCGGCTTGTCCCATACTAGTTGAAAGTGCCATTCGCGATTTCCTGCATCATTGAGGAGGAGGCACCCCATGGTTCATTATTCGTGGCCTCTCGGACCTTGGACTCCATTTCCGTGTAGTTCATGACAGCTGGGAGGAGGCAAGGTCAGCTCATGTCCTCCGCAGTCGCTGTCCTCGATGTGCATACCATTTTGAACCTTGCGCACTCCGGCCTTGAGGTCGTAGAGTGTGAGGTTGCTGACCTGATCTTTCAGCGAGTTGAAATCCATGGTCGTGGTATTATGCCCTTCAGAGGCGTGTATCGGGAAGGTGTGATCGCGTCGCGGTGCTGTAAGATGAGGCTGATATAGACCGCGGCTTCTGAGCTAGCTGGAGGAGTCCTTGGCCGTGATGTGGTGGACAAGTGGGTGCGTGGAGTCTGAGGATTGAAGTCCCAAAGCAGACAGCCCACAGTACATTGGCTGAAGTCGAGACAAGCCCACAGTGGATATAGCCACGCTAGCTGGATGCAGTGAGTGTAAGCATTTCTCTTGCTACACCTCTCGTGTACCTCCGGCCGCACTGCATGTCATTCGAACAATCCTGGCATACAGATTCGAATATGGAGTCATTCGCTCACAGAAGCAACGAGGTCTCCCTAGCAGTAAGACCGGAGCTCTGCTTGGCAGGAGTTCGAACAGACCGTCTCGTTGCCCACGCGGGCACATCAACCATCCACTATGGGACACGAGAAAGGAGAGGCGGCTGCTTCCGCGCTTGGAGCTGTGTTTCGGGCTTCATGCTATTGACGAGTACATGTTTTTTTTTTCTCCATCACCAATTCACCCTCCTGCCATCCACTTTCACTGTACAACACTCTGTACAGAGAGACCGAACCTTCTTACGACTGTACACTACTTTTTGGTGAGTCTCAGCCTGGCAATGCTCCCACCACGAGTGACATACTGAAACAATCGCCCAGCTAGCTGCTTCTCGCCTTCCAAACACCCATTGACACCTGTAAGTCCAAGCTACGAGCATCAATCCATCCATCAAGTCGTCGGCACTGCACAAGAATGCAATGCACCAGCTGCACGAGTCGGGCTACCGGGGATACGGACAGCTGTACCTCCAGTCCTCAACCATTCGCACGCAATGCACACATGATGAACTCCCGACGGCATCCTCGCCAAGCAGCTCCTTGCCCCCAACCCAACGCCCAAAAGGCAGAACGTCGGTGGAAATGCTGACCTCATTGCCAGGGTCTCTTCGTTGCCCCGCGACCCCACCAAAGAACTTCTCGAGACATGTTCAAgttttcctcctcctcagcttcctccctctcccgtTCCCTCACTTCATCCCTCCGCGCACCCATCATCAGCCGTCAATTCCACGCTTCTCCAGCCAACATGACCGTCACCGCCTACTTCGACGTCTCCTGGACCGGTCCTGAGTACCAGACCGATGCCTCCGGCAAGGTCACCTCCAAGGACACTGAGGCCAAGCGTAAGTCCCGATCCAACCCCTCCATCTTACCCCTCATTGAAGTTGTTGAGAATCTTCAATGGCAATGCCTCGTCTATCcagcacgacgacgacgaccatgcTGACACTTCCCTCTCACAGCCCGCTCCGGCCGCATCAACTTCGAGCTctacgacgatgtcgtcccCAAGACCGTCGAGAACTTCCGCGCTCTCTGCACCGGCGAGAAGGGCTTCGGCTACTCTGGCTCCAAGTTCCACCGTGTGATTCCCGAGTTCATGCTCCAGGGTGGTGACTTCACCCGTGGTAACGTAAGACTCATcaccatcctcaccacctcaCTCTCCCTCAATCCACCACTAACACCTCTCTCCTCACCACAGGGCACCGGTGGAAAATCCATCTACGGCGAGAAGTTTGCCGACGAGAATTTCAAGCTCACCCACAAGAagcccttcctcctctccatggCCAACGCCGGCCCCAACACCAACGGCTCCCAATTCTTCATCACCACCGTCGTCACCGGCTGGTTGGATGGCCGCCacgtcgtcttcggcggtGTCCCCGACGGCGACACCAAGTCCATGGGCGTCATCAAGTCCATCGAAGCTTGCGGCTCTAGCAGTGGCGCAATCAAGTACAAGGATGGTCCACCAACCATCACCGGTGCTGGTGCTTCGTAGAGGAAAGATGAGCGTGGACAACGTGGACATGCGAGCGATACAGACTTGAATTGAAGACTGGCATCCAAGCTTCGTCAATGCTTTTGTTACTTGATAGCATTGCTGGGGCTGTGTAGCTACGGCTAGACAGTTTGAAAAGTACTCTGAATGTCATACCAAAAGTCCTAAAGTGGTTGTCGTCTTCTCTTCTCACGCCTCGATCTCGTCCTACACAATGCTAGATCCCGTACTTGGTGAGCCCTGCTGTACTGTCATGGACAATCGCCATCGTGCTGCGTCTAACCCATCTCACTCACCAACCTCCCTTACTTCTCTTGTCAGCCAACTGTCCGAACAGCTTGAGCTTCTCAGTCGGCTCTACCTGCACAGAACCTGGAGCGAAAATGTGTCATAACTGCCGTCCTGACAAGTCTGACCCGTCTCACTCAGTGTCTTCCGTTCCTTCCATAGCCAATGCCACACGCCATCTTATACTTCGAACACTTCGACCAGCTTGATCTTCTCGGTCAGCTCTGCCTGCACAAAGCTGGATCGTGTGCATCATGGTAAGGTACTGAGATTACAATCTGACTCGCAAAGTATCATTTGGCCTTTCAGCTCGGATAGCATGCTGCGTCCGCATAATGTGCTCCGTCTTGTGGCATTGCAGGTGCCCTAAGCCATATCCATTCCCAAAAATTGACGGACCTTCCATTCAACCCCGCCAAATTGAACAGCCGTCCCGTCGCAACTTCCTCCAAAAGTCACGTGTCCTAAATTCTCACGCCTTCCCTCCACGCCAAGCCACCACTCTCGATTttcgacctcatcgacgACAATCTCGAACTTTTGCGCCGCCCGAGACCTCCGACCATTCGACTAATCCACCACAAATACCGCAGCAATGGCCCCAACGTATGTTACATGCACCGGAGAAACTCGCAGGCAGTGAGGAGAGGTGGTAATGCTGACTTGATCACCCAATAGACGCAGCAACACTTCCGGCAACAAGCTGAAGATGACCCTCGGTCTGCCTGTGTATGTATCGTGATACCCTTTTCCCTCTGCACTTTTCtggacgacggcgacgacgacgatgatcacgaagacgacgaaaaGCGCAGCGCGACCGAGCACATCCATTCGCGAATTCGACATGGAACGCCTTTCACGAATCCACGCATCGAGACCGCACATCATACAAACACACACACGCACGAAGGAAGAGCAGAAATAGACCGAAGACTAACACATCAATCCCAGCGGCGCGGTCATGAACTGCTGCGACAACTCCGGCGCCCGCAACCTCTACATCATCTCCGTCAAGGGCATCGGCGCGCGCCTCAACCGTCTCCCCGCCGGCGGCGTCGGCGACATGGTCATGGCGACCGTGAAGAAGGGAAAGCCAGAGCTGAGGAAGAAGGTCATGCCCGCCGTCATCGTGCGCCAGAGCAAGCCGTGGAGGAGAGGCGATGGGGTGTTCTTGTACTTTGAGGACAATGCTGGTGTGGTACGTACAACCTTTGAGGAGAAagggagaggatgaaggTGTTGGGGATATTGGGGTGAAGGTTTGGGCTGACTTGAGGATAATAGATCGTCAACCCCAAGGGTGAGATGAAGGGATCGGCTATTACGGGACCTGTGGGTAAGGAGGCTGCGGAGCTTTGGCCGGTATGTTCTCTTCCTGCACACCTGCACACGCCGGACATGTCGCTAACACTTCACGCACAGCGTATCGCCTCCAACTCCGGTGTTGTGATGTAAAAGGCAGTCCCTCGATTTCGCAAAGCTTTTTTCAAGAAGACAAGATGGAGTCCGTCGTCCTTTGATGATGATAAGCATTGGGGGAGCCGGCGTTGTAGCTAGACAGACATGCTAGCACCCGGGTGTTCTCTTTTCCTCGTCGACGAATCGAACGAAAAGAGCGCGCCGGGAAATGAAATCAGGCGCGGTTGTTTTCTGAGCTCTCATGAATGGACACTCTTCTGCTCATCCCATTTCCTTTTGCTGTCCTTCTTCCGCGTCGGAGCCGGCTTGATGACTACTGACTTTTGATACCAAGGGGCTATGTACTCACCTCACAGATCTACCCATTCCTCTCCATGCGGCAGCGACTCGAGTCGCATCACCCCTGCTCCATGAGTCCAACGAGACAAGCCTGACAGACAGCAACGAAGATGCCGAATGAGAGCAGAGAATCCATGCGTGTATTTGCGACCAGAGAGAACCGGAAGTTTCGTCCATCGCTCCATCGCCATGTTTTCGACCCGCTCGACGTCCTCGGGTCCATCCTACATGGAAACTTCGGTTGGAGTCCTCTGACGGAGCCAACTCCAAACAGCAGTACCAAGGTGAGCACTCACACTCGCGGCCAGCTTTTTTTCCAATCTACGCAGTACGGGAGATGTCTCCAACCGGCGAGAGCGGGCTTCCTTGGCTGGTCATACCCGATCGCACGGTCCCGCCGGGCTCAAGTCGTCCCGATCAATCCTACGCCCTCGGTCCAGCGCACATAAAGACGTACGTACGAACGACTTGAGGTCTCTGACCAAACCCACTCCAACCAGCAGTTATGGTTTCGGGATGTCAGCACTTACACACTTACGATCGCCTCTTTTTTCCAGGACGCACGGAAAGAGACTACAGATTCCTCGACATACGCACAGTTCGGGAGATGGCTCGAAAAGAAGAGAGCGGGCTTTCCTGGCTGGTCATATCCGATCGCGCGGTCGCGCGCAGGTCGGCGGTCATCCGGAGACATTGTCATGTCTCCAGCGCCGACTGTTCCAGAAAAAAAAAACCCCCGTCTGTTGCGCGCACAACGAGATTTCCAACACGACGGTCTCGGAAGCCGGGTGTTTGCGACAGCGACTTTGAGAGTCGATATGCAGCTCGACCACGGTAAGCCTTTTCTTGAACGCTTCTCTTCTTGCGTACGGTTGGGTCGAGAGCAGGACATACACCTTACCAGGATTTCGCATCGAACATAAGCCTACGTTTCTTGTCGTCCCGCCTGTCCCGGACAGGGACTCTCCATTGCGCCAAGATGGCACTTGGGCTCGTCAGACACGTCGTCGTCCTTTCGGGTGACACTTCACTTTCCGCTTTGAGGACATCGAGGAACACATCTGAGCGCgcagcggagagggagatgcACAAAACCAACTTGAGCCTGAAACAAATTGCAATTGATTGCTACGAAAGAACGTAAATCGCCATTGATATGTCGTGGATGGCGCTTTCCAGCTCCTTCGGTTTTCGCTCCAGCATCGCGGGGGTGTTTTTTTTTGGGGAAATTTTGTCCTTTTCGAGTTGAGTTGGTGAGCTACTGTGGGTATTCGTGCCGGtcgctctctctctcgtTGTTGCCTCGAAAGCTGGACACCGCAGCAGCTGCATGCGCATGGCAGCGTTTTAATTGTTCGGATTGCCATCGCAATCCGCCGCACTCTGATCCTTCACACTGAAGTCGGGAAAGCACGCGGTGAGCGCTTTGGGGCATTTCTAAACAAGACCGTTAGCAGGGTGCTCAAAGTTGTGGTGTCTTGCTCTGTTCTGTTTCGGAAAGATACACACGTTTGAGCAGCCGTAGACGCCACCGTCGGGATCAGACTGTTGCGGTGAACAATTCCCATTCGGGTAGTCGTTGCAGTTTCCTGGACCCTTGAATTTCTGGTTTGGGTCGCATGGGATGCACCACTGGTTGTTTCGTTAGGATGTGCACCGATGGTGGTGGGAGGGATGGGTGGGACTTGCGTATGCTGTGGCTGAGGACGCcaggcagaggaggacggAGAGGTTGAAGATTTGCATTGTCGATGATCGGTTGTTCTTGGTATGTTGTTGATGGTTGTTGTTGGCTGTGGACGTCGTTCTTCGTGCTCCGAAGCTCTTGAGTCTTTTTGAGTTGCCAACGAGAGGAGATTTGGTGTTGGTCTGAGGCGAGTGACTCTCAGTGGGCGATCTGACGCTGATATAGACGAAGATCGCAGCCACCTGGATTCCGCTTCGTGCCGTGCTGCTGTCGTAATGCGGTGCGGCGGAAGAGAGCGGATTGAAAGCTCAAGGATCCTCCTTGACGCTCGTTCTGTCTTGATGGCGACTTGGACCTGGATGCCATCCCGGTCAGATGTTCTCGATATGGACGGCTTCCCTGCAAGGCGTGACGATCACAGGGTATGTTGTCCAGTGCGGGAACCACTTGTCCACTGATACCGGTGCCTTCACATCGAAAGCTCTTGAACGCGATCGCAGCCACTTTGATATACAATTGTCAAAGCGGCTGGTATTTCACTCAGATGAACACGCAGTCCTCTCGATGGCAGGTGACGACCGGAAGACGCCAACAGAAGGATCGATATAAGCTCAGGACAGTGCACTGTGCTGCAGAAAACAACGGAACAGCGATCGATATATCCTGGAGGCGTATCCCGCGGATATACAGCACCTTCGCACATCAACCCTCTAGCCGTTCTTGGTGAGGGTTTACAAGGCTTGTGCAAGGGCTTTGACAGTAAAGTGTCTTTGGGCTTTGTCGCTACCGGCCTGGTTGTGTCGATCGATCTCCGTAGACCACTCATGTTGACGACGAGATCGAATGCTGCACAGTTGCGAGACGGTGGAGCCGCACATTTTTCTGCATTGACCCGTCCCGGATGTTATCAACGGCGTTGAAGACTGGAAATGGCTTGACGTGTCAGTACATGTCTTCTTTGCATACAAAGCGAGACTCACTCCTCATGCACGCCCATCGCTTTCATTCCCCCTCTTCTGCTGGATCACTTTCAGGTGAGAAGCACGGAATGTGACCGTAATCCACAAGAAGTGAGGTCAAAACGAGCGGTCCGGCGTCTTCGGGCGTCGGCTTCAGAGATGGAGATCTTCAGAGGCAGATCGTCTGCCTCTTTCCATATTGGTTTGCGCGCATGTGAATACCCTTGTCATCACCCAAGAGCGTAAAGTTTCATTTTTCAGAGTTCGCCTGGAAGTAGAGTTCGATGCTGTTCGATATATAAGGTGCGCGAAAGGTGTCAATGGAATGAGACAGCTGAGTTGGGTCTGGGTATGAGTCTTTGGCATTGGACATTGAGTCGAAAAGAAGGGCAGAAGCAGTTGGTTTCAAACTGAGAGGCAGGAAGAAGACATGATGCTGATTATTCGTATGTGCAAGAGCACAGTAGAGCGAAGAATATGTTCGTTCGTGTCGCAAGCGGCGCAGTAAAGGTATCAGAGAAGTAAGTGGAGTAATACACACCCCAAAGCATCATCCACCGCAAGCTACCCAAAGTCATGATTCGTAAAACATCGTAGGTCCCGATCCATCCAGCGCATCACAACCAAGAGCAGAGATCACATCCTTCAACGTTCCCACGTTATCCTCCCCTTCCCCACGGACTCTGCTCAGGATACCTCCTCCCCTTCACCCCCGCCTCGCCAGAAATCGGCCTCGATCCccgtccacctcctccgcctcctctgCTACCTCGTCTCCCATCGTCGAATTTCTCATCTCGGAACTCCTCCGGCGACGGCAgatcctcgtcatcgtcataCCCTCTCGGACTCTCATACCTCCTACTACTCTTCCTCGAGTGGGAATGGCGACTCGACTCTCCACTTCTCCGGCTTCGATCTCCAGGCGGCGGAGCATGACGGTCTCGATCCCTATCTCCTCTGTCCCAATCGCGATCTCGACTTCTGTGTCCGTGCTCATGGCGATGACGGTATCGATCAGATGATGGCTCCCTTCCATCGTCgaacctctccctcctctcctctctcggcggtgAATCCTCAAACCTCGTCCTCTGCGGACTCGCCTTTGGCCCCAGACTCTGCGTATGCCGATGACGGTGCATCCCACCCAGTCCCATGGGCGGTGAAAACGGCGCACGACCTCCTTGCCCGGATCCACCTCTAGGCGGAACGGCGGCCGCCACGGTACTCGCAAACAACGGCCCCGCCGAAGGCCCAAACATGACTCCCACTCCATTCGGAGCCGGAACCGGAGGCGGCGTGGTACCCCTCTGATGGAGCGGGGGCGGTGCGTCACCCGGCTCATGGTCTTGCGTCGGAGGTCTCGACTCGCCTTCCTCGGTTTCCACCGGAACATTTGTGGAGAAGTAATCTCCCGTGTCGTGCACCGGCACGCTGGGCGTTGGTTCTTCCGAGCGGGAGTGCCGGAGCGGGGAGCCCACGACTTCAGGGCGGAAGTGGGAGTGCGAGTGCGAGGAGGTGTGGCGGATTGAAGCCGAAGCGGCTGCCGCGGCGGGACTGTAGACTGGTGACTTGTCGCTGTCGTTCTCCCACcattcgtcgtcggcggtggaggagacggagacCGGGCGTTCGAGCGGAGAGCTTCCTTTGCGACGATGGGTGCGGTGGCTACCTTGTGATGAGCGGTGGTGGGAGTCATAAGACCCACGGGTGGAAGTCGGGAGTAGCACGTCGTCGTCAGGCGGAGAGGTGCTATGATGCAGACGACTGTCGGGGTGGGATTTCCGCCTTCGAGTATCGTGGGAGCCACTACGCGACCCGCCTCGTCCGTCCCAGAGGTGGGGACTGCCTACATTGCGGGCGATACGGCTGAAGGTCGAGGCAGCTTCTTTGCCTTTGTCGATCATGGTCTGGCGTGGGCTGAGAGCCGGTCGTTTGGATTGTTGGCGAACGATGCTCGGCCTTCCGTCGACGTGGCGGTAGAGAGGGTTGCGAAAGTATGCCAGCGCAGGACCCCGGGAGTCGACAGAGCCTTCGTCATCGGTGCCGCCGCCGTCAGCATCTTTTCTGCTGGAAGGACGTAGGCGACCGTGGAGACGTCTTTGGTCCGGCTCATAGTGGACTTCGACTTGTTTGtgcttctcctcttcctcggcttcACGACGCAGTCGCTCCGATACGCCTTCGTACCACGCGACCATATGACGATCCGGCTCGCGAGGGAAGCACTCTCTTGGCAAGATCTTCGGAAATGACTCTCCAGTCTGCACATCCTTAACATCCCACTGCTCAACCGCCTCTCGCAGAAACGTGGAATGCTCCTCCGGACC
Coding sequences:
- a CDS encoding 60S ribosomal protein L23 — its product is MAPTRSNTSGNKLKMTLGLPVGAVMNCCDNSGARNLYIISVKGIGARLNRLPAGGVGDMVMATVKKGKPELRKKVMPAVIVRQSKPWRRGDGVFLYFEDNAGVIVNPKGEMKGSAITGPVGKEAAELWPRIASNSGVVM